One genomic region from Mesorhizobium terrae encodes:
- a CDS encoding DapH/DapD/GlmU-related protein: MTRLSETPLIDPTAQLENCTLGRYTEVAEGCRLVETEIGDYSYIMPNGQTWCVTIGKFANIAASVRINATHHPMSRATLHHITYRAGDYFEDAAHEDDFFAARRARRVTIGHDTWIGHGATILPGVTIGDGAVVGSGAVVTRDVAPYTIVGGVPAKLIRERFPVDVARRMQALAWWDWDHAALRAALDDFRDLSAEAFLDRYEGRSGHQISVNGHGADMNGTSDRHREAVTG, translated from the coding sequence ATGACTCGCCTGTCGGAAACGCCGCTGATCGACCCGACCGCGCAGCTGGAGAACTGCACGCTCGGCCGCTACACCGAAGTGGCGGAGGGCTGCCGTCTAGTCGAGACCGAGATCGGCGACTACTCCTACATCATGCCGAACGGCCAGACCTGGTGCGTGACGATCGGCAAGTTCGCCAACATCGCCGCCTCTGTGCGCATCAACGCCACCCATCATCCGATGTCGCGCGCCACGCTGCATCACATCACCTACCGCGCCGGCGACTATTTCGAGGATGCCGCGCACGAGGACGACTTCTTTGCCGCCCGCCGCGCCCGCCGGGTGACGATCGGCCACGACACCTGGATCGGCCATGGCGCCACCATCCTGCCGGGCGTCACCATCGGCGATGGTGCGGTGGTCGGCTCCGGAGCCGTCGTCACCAGGGATGTCGCGCCTTACACGATCGTCGGCGGCGTGCCGGCTAAGCTTATCCGCGAGCGTTTTCCCGTCGACGTCGCTCGGCGCATGCAGGCTTTGGCCTGGTGGGACTGGGACCATGCCGCGCTGCGCGCCGCGCTCGACGATTTCCGTGATCTCAGCGCCGAGGCGTTCCTCGACCGGTATGAAGGCCGGTCCGGCCACCAGATATCCGTGAATGGTCATGGAGCTGACATGAACGGTACATCCGACCGTCATCGAGAAGCGGTAACCGGATAA
- the phnK gene encoding phosphonate C-P lyase system protein PhnK — translation MSVRSVSKHYGARIGCADVNFDIWPGEVLAIVGESGSGKTTLLNCISTRLPPSAGTVSYRMRDGEMRDLYGLGEAERRLLLRTDWGFVHQNPADGLRMTVSAGANVGERLMAVGDRHYGNIRATATDWLGRVEIDADRIDDQPRAFSGGMRQRLQIARNLVTAPRLVFMDEPTGGLDVSVQARLLDLLRGLVHDLGLAVIIVTHDLAVARLLSHRMMVMKDGRVVEHGLTDRLLDDPQAPYTQLLVSSILQV, via the coding sequence ATGTCGGTCAGGTCGGTCAGCAAGCACTACGGCGCCCGCATCGGCTGCGCGGATGTCAATTTTGATATCTGGCCGGGTGAGGTTCTGGCCATCGTCGGCGAGTCCGGCTCCGGCAAGACGACACTGCTCAATTGCATCTCGACCCGCCTGCCGCCAAGCGCTGGCACAGTGTCCTACCGCATGCGCGATGGTGAGATGCGCGACCTCTATGGGCTGGGTGAAGCGGAGCGGCGCCTGCTTTTGCGCACCGACTGGGGCTTCGTGCATCAGAACCCGGCCGACGGACTGCGCATGACGGTTTCGGCCGGCGCCAATGTCGGCGAGCGGCTGATGGCGGTCGGCGACCGCCACTATGGCAATATCCGCGCCACCGCCACCGACTGGCTCGGCCGCGTCGAGATCGATGCCGACCGCATCGACGACCAGCCGCGCGCCTTCTCCGGCGGCATGCGCCAGCGACTGCAGATCGCGCGCAATCTGGTCACCGCGCCGCGCCTGGTCTTCATGGACGAGCCGACCGGCGGCCTCGACGTTTCGGTGCAGGCGCGCCTGCTCGACCTGTTGCGCGGCCTCGTCCACGATCTCGGTCTCGCCGTCATTATCGTCACGCACGACCTCGCCGTCGCCCGCCTTTTGTCGCATCGCATGATGGTGATGAAGGACGGCCGCGTCGTCGAACATGGTCTCACCGACCGTCTGCTCGACGATCCGCAGGCGCCCTACACGCAACTGCTCGTTTCTTCGATCCTGCAAGTCTGA
- the phnL gene encoding phosphonate C-P lyase system protein PhnL, translating into MAPVLTVSGLGKTFIMHLRGGIELPVIADAAFVLEGGKCAVLGGPSGAGKSSILKMLYGNYAVNEGGIEILHRGQIVDLASAAPRTVLEIRRETIGYVSQFLRVVPRVSALDIVAEPMVERGTDRRKAADRAGELLSRLNLPERLWALPPATFSGGEQQRVNIARGFIIGHPVLLLDEPTASLDATNRAVVVDMIAEKKQAGVALLGIFHDTDVRNAVADVIIDVTGFAPDKKAA; encoded by the coding sequence ATGGCTCCTGTGCTTACCGTTTCCGGTCTCGGCAAGACCTTCATCATGCATCTGCGCGGCGGCATCGAGCTGCCGGTGATCGCGGACGCGGCATTTGTGCTGGAAGGCGGCAAATGCGCCGTGCTCGGCGGCCCGTCCGGCGCCGGCAAGAGCTCGATCCTCAAAATGCTTTACGGCAACTACGCCGTGAACGAAGGCGGCATCGAGATCCTGCATCGCGGCCAAATCGTCGATCTGGCATCGGCCGCGCCGCGCACCGTGCTCGAAATTCGCCGCGAAACCATCGGCTATGTCAGCCAGTTCCTGCGTGTCGTGCCACGGGTCAGCGCGCTCGACATCGTCGCCGAACCGATGGTGGAACGCGGCACCGATCGCCGCAAGGCCGCCGACAGGGCAGGCGAATTGCTGAGCCGTCTCAATTTGCCGGAACGCCTGTGGGCTCTGCCGCCCGCAACCTTCTCCGGCGGCGAGCAGCAGCGCGTCAACATCGCACGCGGCTTCATCATCGGGCACCCGGTGCTGCTGCTCGATGAACCGACTGCATCGCTCGACGCGACCAACCGCGCCGTGGTCGTCGACATGATCGCGGAGAAGAAGCAGGCCGGAGTGGCCTTGCTTGGCATCTTCCACGACACCGACGTGCGCAATGCCGTGGCCGACGTCATCATCGACGTGACCGGTTTCGCGCCCGACAAAAAGGCCGCCTGA